A genomic segment from Mustela lutreola isolate mMusLut2 chromosome 15, mMusLut2.pri, whole genome shotgun sequence encodes:
- the LOC131815545 gene encoding translational activator of cytochrome c oxidase 1, translating into MAAWAAVSLSRVAARCLRGALGPGVRAALSPTLAASQPEPTGCTSAPGRTLHLTAAVPAGHNKWSKVRHIKGPKDAEKSRIFSKLCLSIRLAVKEGGPNPEHNSSLANILEVCRSKHMPKSTIEASLKMGKTKDVYLLYEGRGPGGSSLLIEALSNSGSKCYSDIRRILNKNGGMMADGARHSFDKKGVIVVGVEDKEKKAVNLERALELAIEAGAEDVKETEDEEEKNIFKFICDASSLHQVRKKLDSLGLCSVSCSLEFIPNTKVQLADPDLEQAALLIQALGNHEDVIQVYDNIE; encoded by the exons ATGGCAGCTTGGGCTGCCGTCAGCCTGAGCAGGGTCGCTGCCCGGTGCTTGCGGGGAGCTCTAGGCCCCGGGGTCCGGGCGGCTCTTTCACCCACCCTCGCGGCTTCCCAGCCTGAGCCCACGGGCTGTACCAGCGCCCCGGGCAGGACGCTGCACCTCACGGCGGCGGTCCCCGCCGGGCACAACAAGTGGTCCAAAGTCCGGCATATCAAGGGTCCCAAGGACGCCGAAAAGAGTCGCATCTTCTCCAAGCTCTGTTTGAGCATCCGCCTGGCAGTTAAAG AAGGAGGCCCCAACCCTGAGCACAACAGCAGTCTGGCCAACATCTTAGAGGTGTGTCGCAGCAAGCATATGCCCAAGTCAACGATTGAGGCATCGCTGAAAATGGGG AAAACCAAGGATGTTTATTTGCTGTATGAGGGCCGAGGCCCTGGCGGCTCTTCTCTGCTCATTGAGGCATTATCTAACAGTGGCTCCAAGTGCTATTCAGACATCAGACGTATCCTGAACAAGAATGG gGGAATGATGGCTGATGGAGCTCGCCACTCTTTTGACAAAAAGGGAGTGATCGTGGTTGGAGTGgaggacaaagagaagaaagcTGTGAACCTAGAGCGTGCCCTGGAGCTGGCAATTGAAGCAGGAGCTGAAGATGTCAAGGAAACTgaagatgaagaggaaaagaacatttttaaa TTTATTTGTGATGCCTCTTCACTGCATCAAGTGAGGAAGAAGCTGGACTCCCTGGGCTTGTGTTCGGTGTCCTGTTCTCTAGAATTCATCCCCAATACAAAGGTGCAGCTGGCTGACCCTGACCTGGAGCAGGCCGCCCTTCTCATCCAAGCTCTTGGCAACCATGAGGACGTGATCCAGGTCTATGACAACATTGAGTAA